A genomic window from Pseudocalidococcus azoricus BACA0444 includes:
- a CDS encoding GNAT family N-acetyltransferase — translation MPTLTLAPLTLAQVPAAVALDQQSLGGVWSQAQYTLEINNPISTLLGCYTPDAQTPLTEIPLWGLGCSWGIGAETHITLLAVSPEKQGQGLGTLLLWALLKLGLQQGRAWATLEVEADNQAALGLYQKFGFQEAGQRPKYYPSGTDALILWSNVSKLDLSLSPTQGNLQKYQWQLELDPNLEAINSRGTG, via the coding sequence TTGCCGACCCTGACCCTAGCTCCCCTAACCCTGGCCCAAGTTCCGGCGGCAGTGGCTCTTGATCAACAGAGCTTAGGTGGGGTTTGGAGCCAAGCTCAATACACCCTAGAAATCAATAATCCGATCAGTACCCTGTTGGGCTGCTATACACCTGATGCTCAAACGCCATTGACCGAAATTCCCCTCTGGGGCCTAGGCTGTAGCTGGGGGATTGGAGCAGAAACCCACATTACTCTTCTGGCCGTTTCCCCCGAAAAACAAGGTCAGGGCCTTGGGACATTACTGCTCTGGGCTTTGCTGAAACTTGGACTACAGCAGGGGCGGGCCTGGGCCACCCTCGAAGTCGAAGCCGACAATCAAGCGGCCTTGGGCCTATATCAAAAATTTGGCTTTCAAGAGGCGGGGCAGCGGCCCAAATATTATCCTTCTGGAACCGATGCCTTGATCCTGTGGAGCAACGTATCAAAACTAGATTTAAGTCTTTCTCCAACTCAAGGCAACCTTCAAAAATATCAATGGCAACTAGAGCTTGATCCCAATTTAGAAGCCATTAACTCAAGGGGAACCGGATAA
- the lysA gene encoding diaminopimelate decarboxylase codes for MTPATLTTESLPTFPDLDQAPTNQQLLPLTAQANPQGHLEVGGCDVVELVAQFGSPLYVLDEVTFSQACRDYVQGWHDHYPGESLVLYASKAWNCLATCALASRAGLGIDVASGGELYTALMAGANPKTIYFHGNNKSPQELAQALEMGCTVVADNWLELTRLAELAVNQPPGQPKPRVMLRLTPGIECHTHDYIRTGQLDSKFGFDPQELEPLFQFGLNHPEIDWLGIHAHIGSQIFELQPHQDLASTLATWFAKAARLGLNFRELNVGGGLGMRYVEADNPPSIGEWAQWVATSILQACKAENIPLPKLICEPGRSIAGPSTVTAYTIGTRKDIPGIRTYIAVDGGMSDNPRPITYQARYTATLANRILETPDTTVTVAGKHCESGDILLKDVELPNPQPGDTLVVFGTGAYNYSMASNYNRLPRPAAVLVKEGNASLILKRETYGDLLRQDVLPVGLA; via the coding sequence ATGACTCCTGCCACCCTTACTACCGAATCTTTGCCCACATTCCCCGATCTCGACCAGGCCCCGACTAATCAACAACTGCTCCCCCTAACGGCCCAAGCCAACCCCCAAGGACATTTAGAAGTCGGTGGCTGCGATGTAGTGGAATTAGTGGCCCAATTTGGTTCCCCGCTCTATGTTCTGGATGAGGTGACGTTCAGCCAGGCCTGTCGGGATTATGTCCAAGGTTGGCATGATCATTATCCAGGGGAGAGTTTGGTGCTGTATGCCTCCAAGGCCTGGAATTGTTTAGCCACCTGTGCCTTGGCCAGCCGGGCCGGATTGGGAATTGATGTCGCCTCGGGGGGAGAGCTCTACACCGCCTTGATGGCCGGGGCTAATCCCAAAACGATTTATTTTCATGGCAATAACAAATCGCCCCAAGAACTTGCCCAGGCCCTAGAGATGGGCTGTACGGTCGTTGCCGACAACTGGCTGGAACTAACTCGGTTGGCAGAACTAGCGGTGAATCAACCCCCTGGTCAACCTAAGCCCCGTGTCATGTTGCGGCTCACCCCAGGGATTGAATGTCATACCCACGACTATATCCGCACCGGCCAATTAGACAGCAAATTTGGCTTTGATCCCCAGGAATTAGAACCCCTGTTTCAATTTGGCTTAAATCACCCCGAAATAGATTGGCTGGGGATTCATGCCCATATTGGCTCCCAGATCTTTGAACTCCAGCCCCATCAAGATTTAGCCAGTACCTTAGCTACCTGGTTTGCAAAGGCGGCCCGGCTTGGCTTGAATTTTCGAGAACTGAATGTCGGTGGCGGCCTGGGAATGCGCTATGTGGAGGCTGATAATCCCCCCAGTATTGGAGAGTGGGCTCAATGGGTCGCCACAAGTATTCTCCAGGCCTGTAAAGCCGAAAATATTCCCTTGCCCAAGTTGATTTGTGAACCTGGCCGTTCGATTGCGGGCCCCAGTACCGTCACCGCCTATACCATTGGCACTCGCAAAGATATTCCGGGCATTCGGACCTATATTGCCGTGGATGGAGGAATGTCCGATAACCCCCGTCCGATCACCTACCAGGCCCGCTACACCGCCACCCTGGCCAACCGCATCCTAGAGACTCCAGATACGACCGTGACCGTGGCCGGAAAACATTGCGAGTCGGGTGATATTCTCTTGAAGGATGTTGAACTACCCAATCCCCAACCCGGTGATACCCTTGTGGTCTTTGGTACGGGGGCCTATAACTACAGCATGGCTTCCAACTACAATCGCCTCCCCCGCCCAGCGGCTGTGTTGGTGAAGGAGGGGAATGCCTCCCTGATCCTAAAACGGGAAACCTATGGGGATTTGTTGCGTCAGGATGTGCTGCCCGTTGGCCTGGCTTAA
- the cdaA gene encoding diadenylate cyclase CdaA — MAFSLSFLTLMGFTWPAVSPRAWSLALTLVDIGLVLGLTYIVLLVIAERRTLWMVRGFIFLIFAASISRGLGLQFLAFVLNNLVVGSAVAMAVILQSEIRRFLEQLGQGKVFQIWQRQPVPSQRGQTTLDAIVEAVKALSQSRTGALILLETDTMLDAQDFTAAGVRLNATLTSELVQTIFQPATPLHDGAILIRGAEIVAAKLILPLSQRTGPWQLGTRHRAAVGITERVANCLCIVVSEETGSISLAQRGELNRPLTSSKLKELLAQQFNQAGDNNSHQPQRAAKRRRWQMVWPIR; from the coding sequence ATGGCCTTCAGCCTCTCATTCCTCACCCTGATGGGCTTTACTTGGCCGGCTGTCTCGCCACGGGCCTGGTCTTTAGCCTTGACGTTAGTGGACATTGGCCTGGTCTTGGGGTTAACTTACATCGTTCTGTTAGTGATTGCCGAACGGCGAACCCTCTGGATGGTGCGGGGCTTTATTTTCCTGATTTTTGCCGCCTCCATTAGCCGGGGCCTGGGGTTACAGTTTTTAGCCTTTGTTTTGAATAACTTGGTGGTCGGGTCGGCCGTGGCCATGGCGGTTATTCTTCAATCTGAAATTCGCCGCTTCTTAGAGCAACTCGGACAGGGTAAAGTGTTCCAGATTTGGCAACGTCAGCCCGTGCCCTCCCAGCGGGGCCAAACGACCCTGGATGCAATTGTCGAAGCGGTCAAAGCCTTATCCCAGAGCCGCACGGGGGCCTTGATTCTCCTCGAAACCGACACCATGCTCGATGCCCAGGACTTTACCGCTGCCGGGGTAAGACTTAACGCTACCCTGACCTCGGAGCTAGTCCAAACTATTTTCCAACCCGCGACACCTCTCCATGACGGGGCCATTTTAATTCGAGGTGCGGAAATTGTGGCTGCCAAACTAATTCTTCCCCTCTCCCAGCGGACTGGCCCTTGGCAATTGGGGACGCGTCACCGGGCCGCAGTGGGGATTACCGAGCGGGTTGCTAACTGTTTATGTATTGTTGTTTCAGAAGAAACTGGCTCTATTTCCCTCGCCCAACGGGGTGAACTCAACCGCCCCCTGACTAGCAGTAAACTAAAGGAGCTATTAGCCCAACAGTTTAACCAGGCCGGGGACAACAATAGCCATCAACCTCAACGCGCAGCAAAACGGCGGCGGTGGCAAATGGTATGGCCCATTCGTTGA
- the uppS gene encoding polyprenyl diphosphate synthase, with product MTTQPKSLTILPDDLDRERLPRHVAVIMDGNGRWAKNRHLPRIMGHQRGVDSLKDLLRCCKDWGIQALTAYAFSTENWGRPVPEVEFLMTLFERVLRRELAEMVAEGVQIHFVGDLACLPASLQEEINRAMAATAHNQKIQFVVATNYGGRREIIQACRSLAQRVQTGELQPEDIDERQFEHHLYTVGLPDLDLLIRTSGEMRVSNFLLWQVAYAEIYVTDTLWPDFDRNAFHEALRNFQHRQRRFGRL from the coding sequence ATGACCACCCAACCCAAATCCCTCACCATTCTTCCTGATGATTTAGACCGAGAGCGTTTACCCCGCCATGTGGCCGTCATTATGGATGGGAATGGCCGCTGGGCCAAAAATCGGCATTTACCCCGGATCATGGGGCATCAACGCGGGGTGGATAGTCTGAAGGATTTACTCCGCTGCTGCAAAGATTGGGGGATTCAAGCCTTAACGGCCTATGCCTTTTCTACGGAGAATTGGGGCCGCCCCGTGCCAGAGGTGGAATTTTTAATGACCTTGTTTGAGCGGGTACTGCGGCGAGAATTGGCGGAAATGGTTGCAGAAGGAGTGCAAATTCATTTTGTCGGGGACTTAGCCTGCTTACCCGCGTCTCTACAAGAAGAAATTAACCGCGCCATGGCGGCAACGGCCCACAATCAAAAAATTCAATTCGTGGTGGCAACTAATTATGGGGGGCGGCGGGAAATTATCCAGGCCTGCCGGAGTCTCGCCCAACGGGTGCAAACGGGAGAACTACAACCGGAAGACATTGATGAGCGGCAATTTGAACATCATCTTTACACTGTTGGTCTACCAGATTTAGATCTGTTAATTCGGACCAGTGGAGAAATGCGAGTCAGTAATTTCCTATTGTGGCAAGTTGCCTATGCGGAAATATATGTCACCGATACTCTTTGGCCCGACTTTGATCGCAATGCCTTCCATGAGGCCCTGCGAAATTTTCAACACCGTCAACGCCGCTTTGGTCGGCTCTAA
- a CDS encoding late competence development ComFB family protein translates to MSIEDIVEQALRNGYLTPTMEAEVGRICDKATELSVEEYMALDRLMGALLTGQVVAVPRKQFINVMEELVLTEAITRIAIIESEQDCALDLGDIAAYALNRLPPLYATTEEGAKYQRQRAEEELADLIKNQVDEAIKTNSARPQFHPERAAIATVSGKEVFSQVSALLQSHAPDYEQPGK, encoded by the coding sequence ATGAGTATTGAGGACATCGTTGAACAGGCCCTACGCAATGGCTACCTTACCCCAACGATGGAAGCAGAGGTCGGGCGAATTTGTGACAAAGCCACCGAACTCAGTGTTGAAGAATATATGGCCCTGGATCGCTTAATGGGGGCGTTGTTAACCGGGCAGGTGGTGGCGGTTCCCCGCAAGCAATTTATTAATGTCATGGAAGAACTGGTCTTGACCGAAGCCATTACCCGGATTGCGATCATTGAATCGGAACAGGACTGCGCCTTGGATTTGGGAGATATTGCCGCCTACGCGCTCAATCGCTTGCCCCCCCTCTATGCCACCACTGAAGAAGGGGCCAAATATCAACGCCAACGGGCCGAGGAAGAACTGGCAGATTTAATTAAAAACCAAGTGGACGAAGCCATTAAAACTAACTCGGCCCGGCCCCAATTTCATCCTGAACGGGCAGCGATTGCGACTGTTTCTGGCAAAGAGGTCTTTAGTCAAGTGAGTGCCCTGCTCCAAAGCCATGCCCCAGATTATGAGCAACCGGGTAAATAG
- the cimA gene encoding citramalate synthase has translation MVALSRPIAIYDTTLRDGAQREGIALSLEDKLRIVRQLDGLGIPFIEGGWPGANPKDVQFFLHLQEIKLTQAEIVAFCSTRRPHRAAHEDPMLQPILAAGTRWVTVFGKSWNLHVTEGLKTSLAENLEMIRDTLQFLTAQGRRVIYDAEHWFDGYDDDPSYALKTLEAAILGGAEWLVLCDTNGGRLPDEIKTITQAVLTFLDQYQRENPAQPLPGLGIHTHNDSGVAVANALAAVQSGARMVQGTMNGYGERCGNANLCTLIPNLQLKLGYDCIFPSQLEKLTPTSRLISEIVNLAPDDHAPFVGLSAFAHKGGIHVSAVQRNPRTYEHLEPHLVGNQRRIVVSDQAGLSNILAKAASLGLSLDRQHPVSRDILSQLKQLESQGYQFEAAEASFELLIRDALGQRPAWFSLKGFDVSCRSGDWGTTGLESQSLATIKVAVNNTEILTAAEGNGPVSALDAALRKALLTFYPAIATFHLTDYKVRILDGLAGTSANTRVLVESSNGHERWTTVGVSTNIITASYQAVTESLEYGLLLASKETISPELTSV, from the coding sequence ATGGTTGCCTTATCCCGACCGATTGCCATCTATGACACCACTTTACGAGATGGGGCGCAGCGGGAAGGTATCGCGCTTTCCCTAGAAGATAAACTGCGGATTGTTCGGCAATTGGATGGTCTGGGGATTCCCTTTATTGAAGGAGGCTGGCCGGGAGCGAATCCTAAGGATGTCCAATTTTTCTTGCATCTTCAGGAAATCAAACTGACCCAAGCGGAAATCGTTGCCTTTTGTTCAACCCGTCGCCCCCATCGTGCGGCCCATGAAGATCCGATGCTGCAACCGATTTTAGCGGCTGGGACGCGGTGGGTGACCGTATTTGGTAAGTCATGGAATTTGCACGTTACAGAGGGGCTAAAAACTAGCTTGGCCGAAAACTTGGAGATGATTCGGGATACTCTCCAATTCCTCACCGCTCAAGGACGGCGGGTGATCTACGATGCGGAACATTGGTTTGATGGCTATGACGATGATCCCAGCTATGCCTTAAAGACGTTAGAGGCAGCGATTCTGGGTGGGGCCGAGTGGCTAGTGTTATGCGATACCAATGGCGGTAGGTTGCCGGATGAGATTAAAACCATTACCCAGGCCGTGCTCACCTTTCTAGACCAATATCAACGGGAAAATCCAGCACAACCCCTCCCAGGCCTGGGCATCCATACCCACAACGATAGCGGGGTGGCGGTGGCCAATGCCCTAGCTGCGGTTCAGAGCGGGGCGCGCATGGTCCAAGGCACAATGAATGGTTATGGGGAACGCTGCGGCAATGCCAACCTCTGTACGCTGATCCCGAACCTACAACTCAAACTGGGCTATGACTGTATTTTCCCTTCTCAGTTAGAAAAACTTACCCCCACCAGTCGCTTAATTAGTGAAATTGTCAACTTAGCCCCCGATGATCATGCCCCTTTTGTTGGCTTATCGGCCTTTGCCCATAAGGGTGGCATTCATGTCAGTGCTGTCCAGCGTAATCCCCGCACCTATGAACATCTAGAACCCCATTTAGTCGGCAACCAACGGCGGATTGTCGTCTCAGACCAGGCCGGACTCAGCAACATCTTGGCCAAAGCCGCCAGTTTGGGCTTGAGTTTGGATCGACAACACCCGGTCAGTCGGGATATTCTCAGCCAACTCAAGCAATTAGAAAGCCAAGGCTACCAATTTGAAGCGGCCGAGGCCAGTTTTGAACTCCTGATTCGGGATGCGTTGGGGCAACGCCCAGCCTGGTTTAGCTTAAAAGGGTTTGATGTTTCCTGTCGGTCTGGGGATTGGGGCACAACGGGCCTGGAAAGCCAATCCTTAGCCACCATCAAAGTTGCGGTTAACAATACAGAAATTCTCACCGCAGCAGAAGGCAATGGCCCCGTTTCGGCTCTGGATGCAGCCCTCCGTAAAGCCCTCTTAACGTTTTATCCAGCAATAGCCACCTTTCACCTGACGGACTATAAGGTGAGGATCCTAGATGGCCTGGCTGGAACCTCAGCAAATACCAGGGTTTTAGTGGAATCCAGTAATGGACATGAACGCTGGACAACGGTGGGGGTTTCGACCAACATCATCACCGCTTCCTACCAGGCCGTCACCGAAAGCCTTGAATATGGCCTCCTCCTCGCCAGCAAAGAGACCATATCACCGGAATTAACCTCGGTTTGA
- the cobS gene encoding adenosylcobinamide-GDP ribazoletransferase: MGHLWRQWLGAIVFYTTLPLPRSWAIELAGIARWCPWVGLGLGLLLAAINWGLAGLGFTDHLRAVAVVGAWVWFTGGLHLDGAMDTADGLAVLDPSQRLVVMADSRTGAFGVMAAILILGLKVTALAVLAAPGFWALGLVMAWGRWGQVWAIACYPYLKAEGKGAFHKTTCQFPQDFGPGILVLLLVMAYPLTQTLTVWPALLCLFGLGLLVSFGLGAWLDQKLGGHTGDTYGAIVEWTEAILLGCLTLPYFQF, encoded by the coding sequence ATGGGACACCTTTGGCGACAATGGTTAGGGGCGATTGTGTTTTATACCACGCTGCCCTTACCGCGCTCTTGGGCGATTGAATTAGCTGGCATTGCCCGTTGGTGTCCTTGGGTTGGCTTGGGGTTGGGCTTACTTTTGGCGGCCATTAACTGGGGGTTAGCTGGCCTGGGTTTCACCGATCATTTGCGGGCGGTGGCGGTTGTGGGGGCCTGGGTCTGGTTCACGGGAGGTTTGCATTTAGATGGGGCAATGGATACGGCGGATGGTCTGGCGGTTCTAGATCCGAGTCAGCGGTTAGTCGTGATGGCCGATAGTCGGACTGGGGCCTTTGGCGTGATGGCAGCAATTCTGATTCTCGGCTTAAAAGTTACGGCGTTAGCAGTGTTAGCGGCTCCAGGATTTTGGGCTTTGGGGCTGGTGATGGCCTGGGGGCGGTGGGGGCAGGTTTGGGCCATTGCCTGTTATCCCTACTTAAAAGCGGAGGGAAAAGGTGCTTTTCATAAAACAACCTGTCAGTTTCCCCAAGACTTTGGGCCGGGAATTCTCGTCCTGCTCCTAGTGATGGCTTACCCTTTGACTCAAACGCTGACGGTTTGGCCCGCCCTCCTGTGCTTGTTTGGCTTGGGCTTACTGGTTAGTTTTGGGCTGGGGGCCTGGTTGGATCAAAAATTGGGTGGACACACGGGGGATACCTATGGGGCAATTGTGGAATGGACAGAGGCAATTCTCTTAGGTTGCTTGACGTTGCCTTACTTTCAGTTTTAG
- a CDS encoding rubredoxin — protein MSPEALPDALDRYECRSCGYVYEPLKGDNTTQVAPNTAFTDIPEEWQCPVCKARKTQFSNIGPAGTPSGFKENLGYGIGVNTLTPGQKNLLIFGVLLLGFLFLISFYGIQ, from the coding sequence ATGAGTCCTGAAGCTCTTCCCGATGCCTTAGATAGATATGAATGTCGCTCCTGTGGCTATGTCTATGAACCCCTCAAAGGCGATAACACCACTCAAGTTGCCCCCAACACTGCCTTTACGGATATTCCAGAAGAGTGGCAATGCCCAGTTTGTAAAGCCCGCAAAACCCAATTTAGCAATATTGGCCCAGCAGGCACTCCTTCGGGATTTAAGGAAAACCTGGGCTACGGCATTGGGGTGAATACCCTGACACCTGGCCAGAAAAACCTACTGATTTTTGGGGTGTTACTTTTGGGCTTCCTATTCTTAATTAGCTTTTACGGCATTCAATAA
- a CDS encoding photosynthesis system II assembly factor Ycf48, with the protein MGRLMRLWQSLVMGLVVVLLCTGCGFLPSLDFNPWEVLQLPTKSTVLDLSFINAKHGWLVGSNALLMETLDGGRTWEPRSLALDTEDYRFASVSFSGSEGWITGQPSVLLHTTDGGQSWERLALSAKLPGAPNTIFALGNGKAELTTDIGAIYQTQDQGKTWQALVQEAVGVVRNISRSPEGQYVAVSSRGSFYSTWSPGQPAWEPHNRTSSRRVQNMGFGQDGQLWMLINGGNLSFSEGRDWESWTKPTNPQVAVSVGLLDLAYRTSEELWLAGGSGNLLCSTDGGKTWKKDRDINEVASNLYKVRFFGPNQGFILGQQGILLRYASELQANGTPVIPAS; encoded by the coding sequence ATGGGGCGTTTGATGCGACTGTGGCAATCTTTAGTCATGGGCCTGGTGGTGGTTCTGTTGTGTACCGGCTGTGGATTTCTGCCATCCCTCGACTTTAATCCCTGGGAAGTTCTGCAACTGCCAACTAAATCCACGGTCTTAGACCTCAGTTTTATCAACGCCAAACATGGCTGGCTGGTTGGCAGTAATGCCCTTTTGATGGAAACCCTAGATGGCGGTCGGACTTGGGAGCCGCGCAGTTTGGCTCTGGACACGGAAGACTATCGGTTTGCTTCCGTTAGTTTTTCTGGTTCAGAGGGGTGGATCACCGGCCAGCCTTCCGTTTTGCTCCATACGACTGATGGGGGGCAATCTTGGGAACGTTTAGCCCTCAGTGCCAAATTACCAGGCGCGCCCAATACAATTTTTGCCTTGGGTAATGGGAAAGCGGAACTGACGACTGATATTGGTGCTATTTACCAGACTCAAGATCAAGGCAAAACCTGGCAAGCCTTAGTTCAAGAAGCTGTGGGCGTGGTGCGGAATATTTCCCGTTCCCCCGAGGGGCAATATGTGGCCGTCTCCTCTCGCGGTAGTTTTTACTCCACCTGGTCTCCGGGACAGCCGGCCTGGGAACCCCACAATCGGACTAGTTCGCGGCGGGTTCAAAATATGGGCTTTGGTCAAGATGGTCAGTTGTGGATGCTTATCAATGGTGGCAACCTGAGCTTTTCCGAAGGTCGGGATTGGGAGTCCTGGACAAAACCGACGAATCCTCAGGTGGCGGTGAGTGTGGGACTATTGGACTTAGCCTACCGGACTTCAGAGGAACTCTGGTTGGCGGGCGGTAGTGGTAATTTGCTCTGTAGTACCGATGGCGGGAAAACCTGGAAAAAAGACCGCGATATTAACGAAGTGGCCTCCAACTTGTATAAAGTGCGTTTCTTTGGCCCGAATCAAGGCTTCATTCTGGGTCAGCAAGGGATTTTACTGCGCTATGCCTCAGAACTCCAGGCCAATGGGACACCAGTGATCCCAGCCAGTTAG
- the psbE gene encoding cytochrome b559 subunit alpha, whose protein sequence is MAGTTGERPFSDIITSVRYWVIHSITIPALFIAGWLFVSTGLAYDIFGTPRPDTYFSQEQQAAPVVSDRFESKQQINEFLKDLN, encoded by the coding sequence GTGGCTGGAACTACGGGTGAACGCCCCTTCTCAGACATTATTACGAGTGTGCGCTATTGGGTCATCCACAGCATTACCATTCCGGCGTTGTTTATTGCGGGTTGGTTGTTTGTCAGCACTGGCCTGGCCTACGATATTTTCGGGACTCCTCGCCCTGACACCTACTTTTCCCAAGAACAACAAGCTGCCCCGGTGGTTTCCGATCGGTTTGAAAGCAAACAACAAATTAACGAGTTTCTCAAGGATTTAAACTAA
- the psbF gene encoding cytochrome b559 subunit beta, protein MTSNTPNQEPISYPIFTVRWLAVHTLGVPTIFFLGAIAAMQFIQR, encoded by the coding sequence ATGACTAGCAACACTCCCAACCAAGAACCTATTTCTTACCCAATTTTTACAGTCCGTTGGTTAGCTGTGCATACCCTTGGTGTACCGACAATCTTCTTTTTAGGGGCCATTGCGGCAATGCAGTTCATTCAACGGTAA
- a CDS encoding photosystem II reaction center protein L, which yields MEPNPNRQPVELNRTSLYLGLLLIFVVALLFSSYFFN from the coding sequence ATGGAACCAAATCCGAATCGTCAGCCCGTTGAGCTAAATCGCACCTCCCTTTACCTGGGATTGTTGTTGATTTTTGTTGTGGCTTTGCTATTCTCGAGCTATTTCTTTAACTAA
- a CDS encoding photosystem II reaction center protein J, with protein sequence MLQNGRIPLWVVATVAGMGVITIVSIFFYGAYAGLGSSL encoded by the coding sequence GTGTTACAAAATGGTCGGATTCCCCTTTGGGTGGTCGCAACTGTGGCTGGAATGGGTGTGATTACAATTGTCAGTATTTTCTTTTATGGAGCTTACGCTGGCCTGGGTTCAAGCCTCTAG
- a CDS encoding DUF7219 family protein gives MAEPDEIKKQQFLYPTSRYQGEFSPQNLAFNANLQEFAQRIGYICNLETGGKISPQQAYKDIKELWKMLKRSKAELLSEPNTPEPPESD, from the coding sequence GTGGCAGAACCTGATGAAATCAAGAAACAGCAATTTCTCTACCCGACCAGTCGGTATCAAGGTGAATTTAGTCCCCAAAATTTAGCCTTTAATGCCAACCTGCAAGAATTTGCCCAACGAATTGGCTATATTTGTAACTTAGAGACCGGGGGGAAGATTAGTCCCCAACAGGCTTACAAGGACATTAAAGAACTTTGGAAAATGCTCAAGCGCTCCAAAGCCGAACTCTTATCTGAGCCTAATACGCCTGAACCCCCAGAATCCGACTGA
- a CDS encoding WD40 repeat domain-containing protein → MLKHWFFKWQPLDRVALGLIAVVMVMIAGLAWGGDQTLPRVRYFTWQDRDIGAADRAFILSFSRQMDWELISEAITIDPPLPGKTSWSGRRLAYTLLEPIPYGQGFQINVDIPTEPPAKPEMEPFSGFFRSRDRVIAYIGTGSEAGKLILNNLTLQQKLTLTPANLNVLDFQPYPQGERILFSAVPTDQSSGDPELYTVTTGLVVTPPEEPTHSPRPPGEVTKILDNRDYQLVKFELSQDGQRLVIQRIQRGPDGGEASLWLIEGDQAPQQLNQPATGDFHIAPDSENLVMAQGQGLAIVPLTERQQGELLSFLPQYGMVLAFSPDGRDAAMVKFNPDFTRSLYLVNSQGQAKELLKTTGSLLSAAFDPRGKVLYCLMTRLRPDEQFREQSFIAMVDIRDGHLTPILDLVGQKNLGIGLAADGSGLIFDQTTPGQQQDFQVILLPIQALEQGEVIKLLPPQALGPGIHPQWFP, encoded by the coding sequence ATGCTCAAACATTGGTTTTTTAAGTGGCAGCCTCTGGATCGAGTTGCTCTTGGTTTAATAGCTGTGGTCATGGTGATGATTGCGGGCTTGGCCTGGGGGGGCGATCAAACATTACCAAGGGTGCGCTATTTTACTTGGCAGGATAGGGATATTGGTGCTGCTGATCGAGCCTTTATCCTCAGTTTTAGTCGGCAAATGGATTGGGAGTTGATCAGCGAGGCGATTACGATTGATCCCCCCTTACCCGGTAAAACCAGTTGGTCAGGGCGGCGGCTGGCTTACACCTTGCTTGAGCCTATTCCCTATGGCCAGGGGTTTCAAATCAATGTTGACATTCCGACTGAACCACCTGCCAAGCCCGAAATGGAACCCTTCTCAGGATTTTTCCGCAGTCGTGATCGGGTGATTGCCTACATTGGCACTGGTTCTGAGGCGGGCAAGCTGATCCTCAATAATTTAACCCTGCAACAAAAGCTGACCCTCACCCCGGCCAACCTGAATGTTTTAGACTTTCAACCCTACCCCCAAGGGGAGCGAATTCTTTTTTCGGCTGTTCCCACGGATCAGAGCAGTGGAGACCCAGAGCTTTATACCGTCACGACTGGCCTGGTCGTTACCCCCCCAGAAGAGCCAACCCATTCCCCCCGACCACCTGGGGAAGTAACAAAAATTTTAGACAATCGAGACTATCAGCTGGTCAAGTTTGAGTTATCCCAAGATGGGCAACGCCTGGTTATCCAACGCATTCAACGGGGCCCCGATGGCGGCGAAGCGTCTCTTTGGCTGATTGAAGGTGACCAGGCCCCCCAGCAACTCAATCAACCCGCCACGGGAGATTTTCATATTGCCCCGGATAGTGAAAACTTGGTCATGGCCCAAGGACAGGGATTAGCCATTGTCCCTCTGACTGAACGCCAACAAGGGGAACTCCTAAGTTTCTTACCCCAATACGGGATGGTCTTGGCCTTTAGCCCCGATGGTCGAGATGCGGCAATGGTTAAATTTAACCCAGACTTTACCCGCTCCCTCTATTTGGTTAACAGTCAAGGGCAGGCCAAGGAACTGCTCAAAACAACGGGTTCGCTCCTGAGTGCCGCCTTTGACCCCCGCGGAAAAGTTCTCTATTGCTTAATGACTCGCCTCCGTCCCGATGAGCAATTCCGCGAACAGTCCTTTATTGCCATGGTAGATATTCGGGATGGGCATTTAACGCCGATTTTAGACCTGGTTGGCCAGAAAAACTTGGGGATTGGTTTAGCCGCCGATGGCTCTGGCCTAATCTTTGATCAAACCACGCCTGGACAACAGCAGGATTTTCAAGTCATCCTCTTACCCATTCAAGCCCTCGAACAGGGAGAAGTGATCAAACTGCTACCCCCGCAAGCTCTTGGGCCGGGTATTCATCCCCAATGGTTTCCCTAG